Proteins from a single region of Calditrichota bacterium:
- a CDS encoding NADH-quinone oxidoreductase subunit A, translating into MSNYTGVLFLMIAAVGLTAIIILLTRLLGPRRTNPAKELPFETGNLPTPGTTREGFPIHFYVVSILFVVFDVEIAFLYPWAVNFKALGLFGLVEMGVFLLILLAGWYFIIKRGVLQWR; encoded by the coding sequence GTGTCTAATTACACCGGTGTTCTCTTCCTGATGATTGCGGCAGTCGGTTTGACCGCGATCATCATACTCCTTACCCGACTCCTGGGGCCGCGGCGGACGAATCCCGCCAAGGAACTCCCCTTTGAAACGGGCAATCTGCCGACGCCCGGCACTACCAGGGAGGGCTTTCCGATCCATTTCTATGTGGTCTCTATCCTCTTCGTCGTGTTTGACGTTGAGATCGCCTTCCTTTACCCTTGGGCGGTCAACTTCAAAGCCCTCGGCCTGTTCGGACTGGTCGAGATGGGGGTCTTCCTGCTGATCCTTCTGGCCGGGTGGTATTTCATCATAAAGAGGGGAGTCTTGCAGTGGCGATAG